TTTGCTGGCAGCACAGGAAATACTACAGCAGACCTCAGATATACCGTCCCCGTGGGAGAGTCGGAGGTGTTTCAATTTGTCGATCAGGATGGAGAATATTATGGCAGTTTAGTCGTGGTGGCTGAGGGAGAGACTGTAAAAGCAGCGAGTGGACCTGCGAATCGTTCTGTGACTGCCGTAGTTCAGCGCGCGCACAGTCTCATTTTACGTGCCACGGGCGATGTGTATGTTCTGGTGAAGACTCGTGATACAAATGAAGAGGTCTTTAGACGCACTCTAAGCGCTGGTGATTCTGTTGAGCTCGAGGTGCAAAAAACGGTGGATCTTTTGTTTACTGCAGGGGAGCACCTGATCATTGAATGGGATGGTGAAGAAATGAAGCCGAGCACCCGGGGAACCGCCAAAATTAGTCTGAAATGATCTTGGCCCGGGTGCTTAGATTCAATTGAATATAAAGTAAATTATATGTATTTCGTTGGACAGACCGCAGACGTCACCCATCTGTGAAGCTGAAGCTTAACTTTCATCAGGGTGAATTCTATTACGTACTTTATTTCCGCCCCAATATAATATGCCGCTTATACTGAAAAAGAAGAGCGAAATGTAGATTACGTAGAGTCGCTGAGACCAAGGGTTGGGAATGAAGAGAAGTAAGAGGACCATTGCCCCAACTAGAAAGACTGCTTTGCTCAATACGAAATACTGAGAGTAGTCGATTTCGGAGGATCCAATTTCTTTTTCATAATCAATGGGGTGATGCATTGTCTTGAAAAAATCCACTGTTTTCTGGCGCGATTCAGCTGAAGATTTCGCATAGAAGAGTCGGCAGATGAGTGTCGCTAGTAGGCCAAATGCTAAAATCCAGAGTGTGCGTTCTTGCATTGTCCAAGAGACTCCAGTTTGTCGTTGATCGATGAAAGACCAAATCGATGGGATCATGCATGAGCCATATATAGGGAAGTATGACCAGTTTGGTAGTTTCTTGAACCAGAGTGCCATGAAGAGGGGGAAGCCCATGGGGACGCCAACAATCGAGCCAATTATGAGATAGGCGTCGAACAAGGCTATTTTATCCTGAATAGACAAGAATATTGAATAACTGATGATCAGCGTACCAAGCACTAGGGTCGCGACATGGCAGATTCTTAATTCTGTTTTCGGGGGCAATTCATTGTGATTGCCTAATGCCCCACGTATGCGCGGTATGATGTTTCGCACGATATTACCGACTTGACCGTTTAGACCAGAATCCATGCTGCTCATAGTTGCGGCAAACATCGCAGCAATCATTATTCCCATCATTCCGTTTGGTAGAAGTTTAGTTGCAATGAAGGAGTAGGCAGATTCTGCTGGCTTTTCGAGACCGCTTGCCATGATATCTGCTTCGAACAAAAAGCGTGCAACCATCGGTGGTAGAAACCAAATTGCGCTGCCAAGTGCCATTAGTAAGAATGCCCACCAAGAGGCACGAGATGCTTCTCTTCCGTCTTTTGCTGCGATGAAGCGTCCAGCAGTTGTTAGACTGATTTGAGAGTAGAACTGCATGAAAAACACGATCAATGCCCACTTTATAGTGAAGCGATCTTCTGGGAAATGGCCGGGTTCATTGAAGAAACTAAAATCTTCAGCAAAGCGTGGATCTTTAAAATAATCGAAGAAGGCTCCAAACCCACCAATTGCCTTAGTTGATAGGTAGAAGACCAGCATAGTAATTGATAAGAGAACTAATGCCTGTACGAAGTCTGTTGCCATGACTGCCCATTTTCCGCCCATGGTTGAGTAAAATGTGACGATGATTCCGATAATAATTATGAGTGGTACTAAGGGGAGTTGAAGTGCGGTACTGGCGAATAGGGCGAGTGCGTAGAGTTGAATTGCGGCCGCGAATGGCCCCAGTATAACCCAGAAAAAGGCGGAGAATTGTTCAACAGAAGTTCCGAATCGTGAGCGAACCACGTCAGCTGTTGTGTAAGCCCGTGTTTGCCGAAACCATCGACCCAAGAAAAGACCTCCCATTGCGTAGCCTGCGCAATTCGCCATATAAATAACGAGTAAGCTGGGGCCACCTTGATAGGCCGCTGAGGCATTGCCAGTGAAAGTAAAAGCGCTAATTCCACTCATCAACATGCTAGTTCCTACCATCCACCAAGTTCCCTGGCCTCCTCCTCGAACGAAGTCGCTTAAGTTCTTATTAAACTTCGAGAAGTAGCCGCCTAGTAGTAGGAGCAGGCCGAGATAAATTGCTAATGTAATATATTCTATCTTCATATAGTGGCGTGGACTAAAAAAGAAAAAAGGGAGGGGGGGGGCTCTGTGCTGAATGTGAAATGATAATTGCGCGAAAATGAGCAATTAATTGGGGATGTGCTGAGTCGTCCGGCAACTTAGGTTGCAGGATAAATTTGCCAATCTTTAGTTAGCTCAACAAGTTGACTTTATTAGCTGTCTGTCATGCAGGATTGTTTTTCCTGGTTTCCAATTGCCGGTAATTAACAGACGTTGGGGGATCTCTGGCACGCCATAAGTTTGGTTGTTCAACATTGATACTAGTAGATCTACAGCATTAGATCCCAGCAGTAGGCCGTTTTCATAGATACCTGTACTCTTGCTATCAGTTGAACTAACTGAGTGTCGGACGAGACCAATGTCATTGGGAATCTCAAGTTTCATGCGGTACAAATATTCCTGAATGACTTCGCTTGCAGATGTGGAGACGATGACCTGAGGTTTTTCTTTGGATAGCCACTTTTCGAAAGAATCAAATTCTAGATGGCAGCGAGGTTGCAATACCAGTGGTGAGAGGCGATTTTTTTTAGGCTGTCTATAGTAGTCTACCCAATATGCAGCTTCCCAATTGTGACTACAGCGCGATTCAAAGCCTTCTGTAAGTTCAAAGCCGATACGCGTGTAACCGATCTTGCGAAGTTTTTCTAGCATCAGTCTCATCTGTTGGTATTGATCGGGGCAGACCATGTGCAAACGTGGTTCCAGTAGGCTATAACCGAATGTCACGGCACTAAAGTCATCAAAATTAAAATCTATCTGACTAATTCCTGTTGGTTGAGGCTGTATTAATATTCCACGTATGTTACGGGCTTTTAGTATAGAGTGTAAACGTTTAGGTGAGTAGCCATTCTTTTGTAGCTTAAACTCTTCTATTTTATAGCCGAGTTTCAGTGCTTTGAGGCGTGCGCCTTCCAGATATTCAGGGAAGGGGCATTGATTATAAGATTTGGGAGTGACAGGATGGTTGTTAAACCAAGCTAGGGTTGCTTCATAAGGACGACTATTGTTTCTGCGGCGATAAGCACTGAGAGCATTAAGCATTGGATCTGGGCTATATCCCATTTTTTTTGCTAAATTTTGAATGCGTAGACGGGTTTTCTTTGGGATGCGAGGATTGTCATGTAGAGCTAAAGAAACTGTGGAATAATGTACATTTGCACGTTCTGCTACTTCGCGAATTGTCACTTTTTTCATTGTTGCATAGTTGTGCTCAACTTGTTGACCAAGGCAATGCTTTTAATTTTTTTTGCATAGCCTACAAAGGTAATCTTCACCCCCGTTTATAACATAAACCTAATCTATAACTATGACGTCTACATATACTAAAACATCCTTAACAAAAACATCCGTTTATTCTGTTTCTTTGGCTATGCTGCTATTGGGAGGTGCTGCGCTGGATGCGAGCACTGTTGCGCATTGGCGTTTCGAAGCAGGAGAAACATTTACCGATTCCAGTGAAAATGGCTATGATCTGACTTCAAAAGGCACTACAAACCCTTCTTCGACAGTTATACCAGCTAGCGGTAATGGTTCCAAGTTTCCTAGTGTCATTCCGCAGACAGATGAAACAAATGCTGGTATGGTTAGCCTTTCTACGAATAAGAACTTTAGTCAAAGTAGTTCGAGTGCATTTATCAATAACGAGTTCACTTTTGAGCTATATATGAATGCCAATGATTTCGGATCTTCAGTTAAGCTAATCGCGACTGTGGATGACAGTTGGAGATTGCTGACTTACAAGGGAGATTTGATTCTGGCACTTTACGATGCTCCGGGGAGTCCTGAAGAGGTTAAGCCTTCGATTAGTTTGTCGGTAAACGTTGACTATTATATTGGGGTTTCGGTGGATCTTGCGGATACGAGTACTGATGGAATCACATTTTATGTGCAGGACTTGACGAACGAGACTGCAATGCAAACTTACAACATTGCTCATACAACAACAACGCTGAATGCATCCACCTCAGCGTTTAGTATTGGTTCGCCTTCGAGGTACTGCAACAGGGTCCTATTTCGTTGGTGTGATCGACGAAGTCCGTTACTCGGATGCGGCTTTAAGTGAAGGAGAACTTTTGAATGTTATTCCTGAGCCTTCGTCATTTGCGCTGCTATTGGGAATTACAGCAGTTAGCTGGGTTTCCATGTCTCGTCGTCGCAAATAAGCTCCCATCGTAAAGTGATTTGATCCCACTTTCGCACCATTTAGTGGTGTGCTGTGCCTTAGTGTCTGCATTCTAGAAGCCGAACCGATGGAAATGGTCTAGTGTTTTACGCAGTCAACGGAAACTAGAATAGTCGTAATTGTTGAGCATAAATTATGAAGCGCTTCTTCAGTCATCAATCTCTTGTAAGTGTCGCAATCGTTTTCGCGGTCCTCATGTCCTACCAAATTGTTGGAGCCGTCGAAGAATACGATGCTATCCAGCCCGTTTCCCGGAAGCGTGTACAAGAGATTGTTCAATGGCTTGAGGATGAGCCTCGTGGTCTCGGTTACCCTATCGGCATTCGGGCGCAATGGGATGCTTTGGCGCAGTATCCAGAGTTTGCTCAGGTCGTGCAGAAAGCTGAGAAGTATATTGGTACGGAGCCGCCAAGGTTGACCGATGAAGACTATCTTGCATATCAGAGGACGGGTGTTCGTGTGTCAGATAAAATTTTCCGTGAGCGCCTGAAGCGGATCAATGATATGGCGCTCGCGGAAGCCTTGGAGAATCGCGGGCGTTTTTTATCAACCCTTGAAGCTGATATTGGAGCCATTTTGACAGAAAGGACATGGGTTGCAGCACCCACTGATCGTGAATTAAAGAATTTTCATGGAGAGCGCATGGAGACAGACTTGGAAGTGGCTATGCGTGCTTGGGCGCTTGCGACTGTCGATTATTGGCTAGGGGAACGTCTCAGTCCGAAAATTCGCGAAGGTATACGATATGAGGTCCACCGTCGTGCTTTAGAGCCGTATATGAGCATCCTCCGCACTGGTGAATACCCGGACGATGAACGCGGTTGGTGGTGGTGGATGACGGGGTCTAACAATTGGAATGCCGTTTGTCTTGCTGGTGTGACTGGTGCTGGTTTGGCGCTTTTGCCAGAGAAAGATGACCGCGCGTTACTCTTGGCCGGATTAGAGCAGTATCTGCCTAATTATCTAAAAGGGCTTGGGACTGATGGATACTGTAGTGAAGGGATGATGTATTGGGGGTATGGCTTGGGGCATTATGTGTTGGCGGCAGAATTAGCTCGGAATGCGACAGGCAATAAGCTGGATTTATATCAGAGTCCACGTCTCCATTTGGTGGCTAGATATCCAGAGAAATTGATGCTTGGCGATGATTTGTATCCAGCATACGCGGATACTAGAATTGGTTCGAAACCGAGCACTTGGGTTCTGGACCTATTGGCTCGTCGTCTTGATTTGGGGGGTGAAGGCTGGATTCAGCCAAAGCCTCAACGCAGGGACCCATGGGTATACATTATTGGAACTACGGCTTTTCTTCCGCGTGATCAACAGCAAGTGCACCGGACTGTCTTGCCGATGCGAAGCATCTTTGAATTAAGTGGGATTTATACATTGCGACAACGAGATGCAGCGGCTCCGCATTTTGCTGTGGCCATTAAAGGAGGCTCTAATGGCGAGTATCATAATCATAATGATATCGGCACGTTTGTAGTCGCCTCGGGAGGGACTGTGCAAATACTGGACCCTGGTCATGAAGGATATGATGCTGATTCTTTTTCTCCTCGTAGGTATGAGAATAAGATTCGTTCTTCATGGGGGCATCCTGTGCCCTTAGTCGGAGGGCAGCTGCAAGTTGCTGGTAAGGAGCGACGGGCCGAGTTGATCGCGACAGATTTTTCTGATGAACAGGATGTTATTCAGTTTGATCTTAAATCAGCCTATGATTTTGAGCCATTGAGTAAGCTTCACCGTAACTTTATTTATACTCGAGGAGAAGCGCCTTCGCTTGTAATTGAAGATTATGTTGAGTATACTTCGCCTGAAGCCTTTGGTGTGGCCCTTGTGGCGGGGAGCTCCTGGAAATCTTTGGGGGATGATCGGCTCATTATTCAGTCTGTGGATGGTGGTTTGTATGTTGATATCGATACGGATGGATTACCATATTCTATAGATGAGGATACATCCATCGCCCGTGATCTTCCTATCACACGAATAGGTATTAATTTGGATGAGCCGACCAGCAAAGCCCGGATCACACTTCGCGTTTATCCTCAACATATAGAATTATGATTCTGAAAAGCTTACTTCTGGTCTGGCTTTGTGTGCCTGTATGTTTACAGGCGGTGCTTCCACGGTCTGAGCTGTTAAGGCCAAAAGATCGTTGGGTTGTTGTGGGAGACAGTATCACCCAGAATGGTACATATTATGCCTGGGTTGCCTTGTATTATCTTACACGATATCCTGACATGGACTTCTCGGTCGTGAATGCTGGGATTTCAGGCGATAATGCTACTAAGGCGCTCAGTCGTTATTCATGGGATATTGCGTGTAGTCATGCATCTGTGGCTACAGTCATGTTTGGAATGAATGATATTGGCCGGTCTTTGTATGGAGTTGATTCTCCCAGCGAGAAGATTCTTCAGCGTCGGAAAATGGCAATGGATGATTACCAAGAGTCGTTGACCACATTAGTCAAACGTCTTAAAGAAGACGGGATGCGTGTCATATTGCTTTCTCCATCGCCTTACGATGATACTGCTGAAGTAAAATCTGAGAATCATAAGGGTGCCAATCTTGCGCTGAGAGCATGTGCAGATTATATGCGTGAACTTTCCAAGCGTGAGCAGGTTGATTTTATTGATATTCATAAGCCGATGACTGAATTAAATCAACAGCGGCAAGCTCAGGATCCGACACTCACACTTACTGGCCCTGATCGTATTCATCCCCAAACTCCGGGGCATGTGGTGGCTGCGTATTTCATGCTTACGAGCGCGGGGGTAACAGGTGAGGTCTCTAATGTTGTTTTGGATTATCAGACTAAGCGTGTCGTAGATGTTCAACGAGCGACGGTCAGTGATCTTAGCTTCAGTCCCGATGAAATGAGTTTTACATTGTTGGAAGAGGCTTTGCCTTATCCGTTGGGTAAATACGGAGCGCCAGCCAGGGAGTGGATTCCACTTGAGCAATCTCTGAGCCGGGAAGTTTTACGGATTAAAAATTTACCATCGGGTAATTATCGTTTGAGTATTGATGATATTGAGATTGCGAATATGTCAGCTCAAGAGTTGGGGCAAGGTGTCAATTTAGGAACCCATCAGAATACGCCTCAATATCTTCAGGCACAAGAGGTCCTACGGGTTTTGATGGAATGGCGTTATAACGTAGGTTATCGTAAACGTGCCATTGCACAGATTGAGTATTGGACATTGGGACACTTAAAAAAACCTGTGGATGTATTGACGGGCGTGACCGCCGCGACCAAGAAGAGGGAAGAAGTCGCACAGTCTGCTGATAGCAAAAAAGATTACATTCTGGGCTTATTAGATCGATATCTCGAATGGAAGGCCAGAGAGGCCGAAATAGATGAAAGGATCAAAAGGCTGTTTCAGCAAGCACGCGTAAAAGCTCGTCCAGTGTCACATCAATATACGATCAAACGAATTGCTGATTGAGGATAATTGTTATCATGAAGATATATATTCGGGCAAAGCAGAAAATGGGGTTTTCTTTAATTGAGTTACTCAGTGTGGTTGCGGTGATTACTATTCTTCTGGCGATATTGATTCCAGCGCTATCAAAGGTGCGTAATCAGGCCAAAGCTGTTGGTTGTCTCAGTAATATGCGCCAAATTGGACTGGCGATAAATATGTATGCAATGGAGCATAATCAAACTTTGCCAGGGCCACTTTACTTGGCGGGAGGAAACATTGTGGGGACGAAACGATTACCTTATTATATCGCTCCATATTTAGATCGAGGCCAAGCTGAAGATGGGGATTCGCTTGATGTATTTGTTTGTCCCGCATGGGCAGATGCAACGCAAGGCTTGGAGGGTGCGGGCATACAGTATATTCATGTGAAGACAAGTGCCGGTAAGGATCCTTTTGGTTATCCGGGTGCTAAAGTGACCGCGCCTCCTATGACGCTTTACGATATTGCGGAGGGGGACGGATTGGCTCAGACTGCGGTGTTGACTGAGTTGGATGCTCAGTCGCCAATCGTTTCGTCTGGTTGGGGAACACTGGCGCCAGAACCTGTCCATGGTACATTTCGGCATACTCTGTATTTTGATGGTCGTGTTGAGAAGACGCCACTGGATGAGGCTCCGTGAACTACTGATAAGCGCGATGCATCATCAGTTACTGTTGATAGCAATTGTCTATAATTGCGTACATATTTATGAAAAATAAACAAAATGATCTCACTGCTTTACAATCTGAGCAGTTAATTAATCTATCTGAATACGGATTGCGTTATCTCGGCGATATTCCTATTCGAGATTCGAAGGATATAGTTAAATCTCGAATCGGAGTTGGCTTTGAAACTTTGGATCGGCAGATGTTCGACCCTGAAAAAGTTTATCCACATTTGGCAAAATTGGGGGCGAAATTCGCGCGTGTTCAGACGGGCTGGTCTCGATGTGAAACATCGAAGGGAGTTTATGACTTTACATGGTTGGAGGAGATTGTGGATCAATTGATCGAAGTCGGAGTTGAGCCCCTATTCTCACTTAGTTTTGGCAATACTCTATACTGCACGGATGCTGAGCACGAATCAGCAGTCGGTTACGTTCCTCTCTATTATGGAGAAGAAGCGACCCAAGCTTGGCGCAATTACCTCACCGCCTTAGCGGAAACTTTCAAGGGGCGTGTGCGCAGTTGGGAAGTTTGGAATGAACCAAACATCTCTCAGTTTTGGTATCCTAAAGAGCCCGATCCCACTGCCTATGCGGAGCTGGTACGCATCAGCGCAAAAGCTGTGCGTAGTGGACACCCCAGCGCAAGGATCATTGGAGGTGCTATGTCAAAACTGGATTCGCATTTCCTCGAAGCAATTCTTCAGTGTGGTATCGCCAAGCATATTGATGCCTTTTCATTCCATCCTTACCAACTGGTTCCTGAGGATAACATGTTGAATATGCATGCGGTGATTCGGCGTCTTCTCGATAAGTATTCGGACGGGAAGGACATCGAAATCTGGCAGGGAGAAAATGGCTGTCCATCCCAGACCGAAGGGCACAACGATGACTGGTTGGGGCTCTATGATACCGATCAGGTGGTGCAGGCGAAGTGGGTCGTCCGGCGTATTTTATGTGACTTGAAAAATGATTATGACATGGCACTCTATTTTCATGCCGTGGATTTGATGGCGCGTCCTTATCGTCAATCTGATGGGAAAGAGCGCAAGCCAGTTATGATGGGGCTCGTTCATGGTGACAGTTACGAACCGAAATATTCATTCGAAGCTATGCAACGGGTTTGCACCCTCTTCGATAGTGACAGTCATGTGGAGGAACTTTATTGTCAGTTTTTAGAGCCGAACCCAGCACGGCCATCTCTTTGTGGACGTATGGGGGGCCCGATGTCTGCAAGCTTCACTCGTAAAGGAGTGCCTCTGGTCGCACTTTGGTTGACTGAAGATCCACAGCAAAAGCGTCCTGCGGAAGAAATCGATCTAGTGTTCTGGTGTGACAGCAATTTAAAATTCGATGAACCTGTATTGGCCGACATTATGACTGGAAGAATTTACGATGTGGCTCCACTTTTGTCGCCATTTGTTCCTGGTCGAAAAGATGTTGGCCTTCGTTGTCGTATTCCCTTGCCAGACTATCCACTTATTTTGACGGATCGATCTGTGTTTGATGAATTTGGAGGCATGGTTGATTCGCAGTAAGATTATGGGAGTCGCGGAAACGATTTAGCAATAATGAATCAACATACAGAGACTATGGAACATCAACATCAATGGTTTAAAGATTCCCGATATGGGATGTTTATTCACTGGGGAGCCTATTCCGTTGCTGCACGCGGCGAGTGGTTTGCCAATCGAGAACGTATTCCGAAGGCGGAATACACAGATCGTTATGTTGACCAGTTTAAAGCGGAGAATTATGATCCTGAATCCTGGGCACAGTTAGCGAAAGAGGCGGGTATGAAGTATGCCGTGTTGACTACGCGCCACCATGACGGCTTTGCGTTATGGGATACGAAGACTAGCGATTTCAATGCAGCAAAGATGGGACCGGAACGTGATCTGGTGGCTCCATTTGTTGAGGCCTTCCGTAAGGTTGGCCTTAAAGTGGGGCTTTATTATTCGCCTGCGGCGTGGTATCAAGAGGATTACCCAGGATACTTTTTTCGGGACTGGCCCGATGAAAGTGATTGGAAGTCGCCAGAGTCTAGGAGTCGGTTTATCGACTATTACCGTTGTCAGCTGGCTGAATTGATGACGAACTATGGCAAGATCG
The nucleotide sequence above comes from Coraliomargarita algicola. Encoded proteins:
- a CDS encoding PEP-CTERM sorting domain-containing protein (PEP-CTERM proteins occur, often in large numbers, in the proteomes of bacteria that also encode an exosortase, a predicted intramembrane cysteine proteinase. The presence of a PEP-CTERM domain at a protein's C-terminus predicts cleavage within the sorting domain, followed by covalent anchoring to some some component of the (usually Gram-negative) cell surface. Many PEP-CTERM proteins exhibit an unusual sequence composition that includes large numbers of potential glycosylation sites. Expression of one such protein has been shown restore the ability of a bacterium to form floc, a type of biofilm.), coding for MIDEVRYSDAALSEGELLNVIPEPSSFALLLGITAVSWVSMSRRRK
- a CDS encoding heparinase II/III family protein, translated to MKRFFSHQSLVSVAIVFAVLMSYQIVGAVEEYDAIQPVSRKRVQEIVQWLEDEPRGLGYPIGIRAQWDALAQYPEFAQVVQKAEKYIGTEPPRLTDEDYLAYQRTGVRVSDKIFRERLKRINDMALAEALENRGRFLSTLEADIGAILTERTWVAAPTDRELKNFHGERMETDLEVAMRAWALATVDYWLGERLSPKIREGIRYEVHRRALEPYMSILRTGEYPDDERGWWWWMTGSNNWNAVCLAGVTGAGLALLPEKDDRALLLAGLEQYLPNYLKGLGTDGYCSEGMMYWGYGLGHYVLAAELARNATGNKLDLYQSPRLHLVARYPEKLMLGDDLYPAYADTRIGSKPSTWVLDLLARRLDLGGEGWIQPKPQRRDPWVYIIGTTAFLPRDQQQVHRTVLPMRSIFELSGIYTLRQRDAAAPHFAVAIKGGSNGEYHNHNDIGTFVVASGGTVQILDPGHEGYDADSFSPRRYENKIRSSWGHPVPLVGGQLQVAGKERRAELIATDFSDEQDVIQFDLKSAYDFEPLSKLHRNFIYTRGEAPSLVIEDYVEYTSPEAFGVALVAGSSWKSLGDDRLIIQSVDGGLYVDIDTDGLPYSIDEDTSIARDLPITRIGINLDEPTSKARITLRVYPQHIEL
- a CDS encoding SGNH/GDSL hydrolase family protein gives rise to the protein MILKSLLLVWLCVPVCLQAVLPRSELLRPKDRWVVVGDSITQNGTYYAWVALYYLTRYPDMDFSVVNAGISGDNATKALSRYSWDIACSHASVATVMFGMNDIGRSLYGVDSPSEKILQRRKMAMDDYQESLTTLVKRLKEDGMRVILLSPSPYDDTAEVKSENHKGANLALRACADYMRELSKREQVDFIDIHKPMTELNQQRQAQDPTLTLTGPDRIHPQTPGHVVAAYFMLTSAGVTGEVSNVVLDYQTKRVVDVQRATVSDLSFSPDEMSFTLLEEALPYPLGKYGAPAREWIPLEQSLSREVLRIKNLPSGNYRLSIDDIEIANMSAQELGQGVNLGTHQNTPQYLQAQEVLRVLMEWRYNVGYRKRAIAQIEYWTLGHLKKPVDVLTGVTAATKKREEVAQSADSKKDYILGLLDRYLEWKAREAEIDERIKRLFQQARVKARPVSHQYTIKRIAD
- a CDS encoding DUF1559 domain-containing protein: MKIYIRAKQKMGFSLIELLSVVAVITILLAILIPALSKVRNQAKAVGCLSNMRQIGLAINMYAMEHNQTLPGPLYLAGGNIVGTKRLPYYIAPYLDRGQAEDGDSLDVFVCPAWADATQGLEGAGIQYIHVKTSAGKDPFGYPGAKVTAPPMTLYDIAEGDGLAQTAVLTELDAQSPIVSSGWGTLAPEPVHGTFRHTLYFDGRVEKTPLDEAP
- a CDS encoding GH39 family glycosyl hydrolase, producing MKNKQNDLTALQSEQLINLSEYGLRYLGDIPIRDSKDIVKSRIGVGFETLDRQMFDPEKVYPHLAKLGAKFARVQTGWSRCETSKGVYDFTWLEEIVDQLIEVGVEPLFSLSFGNTLYCTDAEHESAVGYVPLYYGEEATQAWRNYLTALAETFKGRVRSWEVWNEPNISQFWYPKEPDPTAYAELVRISAKAVRSGHPSARIIGGAMSKLDSHFLEAILQCGIAKHIDAFSFHPYQLVPEDNMLNMHAVIRRLLDKYSDGKDIEIWQGENGCPSQTEGHNDDWLGLYDTDQVVQAKWVVRRILCDLKNDYDMALYFHAVDLMARPYRQSDGKERKPVMMGLVHGDSYEPKYSFEAMQRVCTLFDSDSHVEELYCQFLEPNPARPSLCGRMGGPMSASFTRKGVPLVALWLTEDPQQKRPAEEIDLVFWCDSNLKFDEPVLADIMTGRIYDVAPLLSPFVPGRKDVGLRCRIPLPDYPLILTDRSVFDEFGGMVDSQ
- a CDS encoding LacI family DNA-binding transcriptional regulator gives rise to the protein MKKVTIREVAERANVHYSTVSLALHDNPRIPKKTRLRIQNLAKKMGYSPDPMLNALSAYRRRNNSRPYEATLAWFNNHPVTPKSYNQCPFPEYLEGARLKALKLGYKIEEFKLQKNGYSPKRLHSILKARNIRGILIQPQPTGISQIDFNFDDFSAVTFGYSLLEPRLHMVCPDQYQQMRLMLEKLRKIGYTRIGFELTEGFESRCSHNWEAAYWVDYYRQPKKNRLSPLVLQPRCHLEFDSFEKWLSKEKPQVIVSTSASEVIQEYLYRMKLEIPNDIGLVRHSVSSTDSKSTGIYENGLLLGSNAVDLLVSMLNNQTYGVPEIPQRLLITGNWKPGKTILHDRQLIKSTC
- a CDS encoding sodium:solute symporter family protein, translating into MKIEYITLAIYLGLLLLLGGYFSKFNKNLSDFVRGGGQGTWWMVGTSMLMSGISAFTFTGNASAAYQGGPSLLVIYMANCAGYAMGGLFLGRWFRQTRAYTTADVVRSRFGTSVEQFSAFFWVILGPFAAAIQLYALALFASTALQLPLVPLIIIIGIIVTFYSTMGGKWAVMATDFVQALVLLSITMLVFYLSTKAIGGFGAFFDYFKDPRFAEDFSFFNEPGHFPEDRFTIKWALIVFFMQFYSQISLTTAGRFIAAKDGREASRASWWAFLLMALGSAIWFLPPMVARFLFEADIMASGLEKPAESAYSFIATKLLPNGMMGIMIAAMFAATMSSMDSGLNGQVGNIVRNIIPRIRGALGNHNELPPKTELRICHVATLVLGTLIISYSIFLSIQDKIALFDAYLIIGSIVGVPMGFPLFMALWFKKLPNWSYFPIYGSCMIPSIWSFIDQRQTGVSWTMQERTLWILAFGLLATLICRLFYAKSSAESRQKTVDFFKTMHHPIDYEKEIGSSEIDYSQYFVLSKAVFLVGAMVLLLLFIPNPWSQRLYVIYISLFFFSISGILYWGGNKVRNRIHPDES